The Acidobacteriaceae bacterium nucleotide sequence GCTTTGAGAAGTACATGCGCGAAACGTACGTGCTCTCCTTCCCCGTGGAAGCCTCGCGCGTACGTCCGAACACGCTGGTTTACCTGAAGGTGCGTACGAGCCAGTCCGGCACGAAGGTTCGCGCTCCTGATGGAGTACATCCGGGCAGCGAATAACGCTGCTCGGCGGTATGATGGCTCTTATGTGCACGAAGGCTCGAGAAGAGACCCATGTATGGCTGGTGATGATGAAGGCCTTTCAGGCCATCATGAAGTACTCACTGGCCGATATGACTCGCTCGGGCCTTTGTGATTCGGATTTCCGCGTGCTTGAGCTGCTGCTGCACAAAGGCTCGATGCCGGTGAACACGCTGGGGCCGAAGGTTGGGCTGACGCCCGGAGCCATTTCGATTGCGGTGGACAGGCTCTTTGAGCGCGAGTTGGTGACCAGGGAAGAAGGCGCTACGGACAGGCGCGTTCGCATGGTCTCGCTCACGGCTTCAGGACGAGCGTTGATCGAGCCCATGTTTGAACGCCATGCCGAAGCGATGGCCCGCGTTTTTGAAGAGCTTGGCGCAGAAGAGCTTGAAGGCCTTGAGGCGATGCTTAAGCGCGTAGGCCGTCGCGCAGAGTCCTTGACGAAAGAAAAGGCTTAGAGCTTCTTCACCTCGAACTACGGAACATTTCTGCAGAGTCCGATTGTTCCCCCTGTTCGTTTTGCGGGATGGGACTTCAGGAAGGCAACTGTCTCTTTCACGCTGTCCGTTGTGGCAATGCCGGGCTGACTCTTGTAAGGCGTTTCGATGTCAAGGATCAGCGGGTAAAGCCCACCACGCTCAAACTCCTTCTTTCCGAGGAACACTAGCGGTGAGGTGTAGCAAGTCGTGTCGAAGTCGTTCATCGTCAGCTTTTGGAAGATCTCCTGCCGCAGGCCAGCACGACCTTCCGTGAAGATGACTCCGCCGTTGGCATAGGCGAGCAGCGCGTCTTCGCGGATCGCGTTTGAGAAGAACTTGGCGACGTGTGTAGCGAAGGCGTTCGATGGTTCGTGGCCGTAAAACCACGTTGGTACGCCAAGATTGTCTGATCCGTTGGGAAAGCTCTTCAACACGGCGATGGCTGCGTCTTCGTACTCCGCGTGTGAGGCGTAAGAGCACATTGTTGGGTCTGCAGAGCGCACAGCATACTTGCGGAAGATCTCGATAGCCGCATCGAGGCTGGAGGGCTCGTAGTGAGCGAGATAGGCGCCGAGGTTCGCCGCTTCCATCTCGCCGGGGCCACCGCCGGTGGAGACGATGTAGCCTGCACGGGTCAGTTCATAGCCGAGTTCAGCCGTCTGCCGATACGCAACGGAACAGCGCTCGTCTTCCAGCGCGTTCCCCATGATGCCAACGATCTGCTTGTGCTGTGCTGCGATGGCCGCAGCGTACTGACGCAAAGCGTAGGCGATGCTGTCGTCGTGCAGGCTCTCGCGGCGTGCGATTCCGCGGTCCGCGTAGGCTCCCCCGTGTTCGACGTAGAGGTGATAGACCTCTACGTCCCAGCCCATTTTGCCTTTTGCGCTATCGCGCCCGTGCATCAGTTCTTCCTGCGTGTAGAGTTTCGTGCGGGCCGGGTCGAAGTTGACTGTGTTCTGCTTCGTCGAGGGTTTTTGGGCTGAGGCTATGAGAGCGCTGCAAAGGGTAAGAGCGCAGGGAAGAATCAGGCGGGCAGGGACGTTCGCAAAGCTAGCCATGGATAAATCTTGCCACGAACGCACGAAAGCCCCGGATTTCTCCGGGGCTTTCGTGTTGCTTGAGGAAGCAGACAGCTTAGTACATGCCGTCCATGCCGCCGCCGTGCGAGTGACCGGCAGGCTCTGCCTTCTTCTCGGGGATGTCGGCGATCATAGCTTCGGTCGTCAGCATCAGGCCGGAGATCGAAGCTGCGTTCTGCAGGGCAGTGCGCGTTACCTTGGTCGGGTCGATGACACCGGCCTTGACCAGGTCTTCGTACTCGCCGGTTCCGGCGTTGTAGCCGAAGTTGGCGTCGTTGTTCTCGTTGATCTTGTTGATCACGACAGCGCCTTCTTCTCCTGCGTTGTGAGCGATCATGCGAAGCGGCTCTTCGATCGCGCGACGGATGATCTGTGCACCGATCTTCTCATCGCCCTCGAGGGTCTTGATCAGTTCGTCCACAGCCTTCGAAGCGCGGATCAGAGCAACACCGCCGCCCGGGACGATGCCTTCTTCAACGGCAGCGCGCGTTGCGTGCATCGCGTCTTCGACACGAGCCTTCTTTTCCTTCATCTCGGTTTCGGTAGCAGCACCGACCTTGATGACGGCAACGCCGCCGACGAGCTTCGCCAGGCGCTCCTGGAGCTTCTCGCGGTCGTAGTCCGAGGTGGTCTTCTCGATCTGCGCACGAATCTCCTTCACGCGACCTTCGATGTCGGTGTCCTTGCCGCCGCCATCAACGATCGTCGTGTTGTCCTTGTCGATGGTCACGCGCTTGGCGGTACCGAGGTCTTCGAGCGTTACGCCTTCGAGCTTGATGCCGAGGTCTTCGGTGATGGCCTTGCCGCCGGTCAGCACTGCGATGTCCTGCAGCATGGCCTTGCGACGGTCGCCGAATCCGGGCGCCTTGACGGCTGCGACGTTCAGCGTGCCACGAAGCTTGTTCACCACGAGGGTTGCCAGCGCTTCACCGTCAACGTCCTCTGCGATGATCACGAGCGGCTTCGCCGTGCGGGCGATCTGCTCGAGCATGGGCAGGAGGTCCTTCATCGTCGAGATCTTCTTCTCGTAGATGAGGATGTAGGGGTTCTCAAGCGCTGCTTCCATGCGCTCTGCGTCGGTCACGAAGTAAGGCGAGAGGTAGCCGCGATCGAACTGCATGCCTTCGACGACGTCGAGCTGCGTTTCCATTGTGCGCGACTCTTCCACGGTGATAACACCGTCCTTGCCGACCTTCTTCATCGCTTCTGCGATGATGGTGCCGATCTGCGAGTCCGAGTTGGCCGAGATGGTGCCGACCTGAGCGATCATGTCGCCGGAAACCGGCTTCGAGAACTCGCTCAACGCGCCGCCCACAACCTGGCCGTTCTCATCGCGCTTGCCGACGATGGCCACAACAGCCTTGTCGATGCCGCGCTTCAACTGCATCGGGTTTGCACCCGCAGCAACTGTCTTCACGCCCTCGCGATAGATGGCCTGGGCCAGAACCGTTGCAGTCGTGGTGCCGTCGCCGGCGATGTCAGAGGTCTTCGAAGCAACTTCCTTCACCATCTGCGCGCCCATGTTCTCGAGCGAATCAGCGAGCTCGATTTCCTTGGCAACGGTCACGCCGTCCTTGGTGATGGTCGGCGAACCGAACTTCTTTTCGATGACGACGTTGCGGCCCTTCGGACCGAGCGTCACCTTAACGGCGTTCGCGAGGTGGTTCACACCGCGCAGAATCGCCTGACGCGAATCTTCTCCGTGCAGAATCTGCTTTGCCATGTTTCTTTCTCCGTTGCGGCCTTCGTAGCCGCGGAAGTTCTTTGGGGTGGTGCTGGAGAGCCGGGAATGCCAGGCTCTGAACTCTTACTTGGCTACTTGCCGAGGATGCCGAGGACTTCTTCTTCGCGCATGATCAGGTAATCCTGGCCGTCGAGCTTGATCTCGGTGCCCGAGTACTTGCCGAAGAGGATCTGGTCGCCAGGCTTCACGTCGAGCGGGAAGACCTTACCTTCGTCGTTGCTCTTGCCCTTGCCGACCGAGACGACGGTACCCTGCTGGGGCTTTTCCTTGGCAGAGTCGGGGATGATGATGCCGAAGGAGGTCTTGCTTTCGCCCTCCTCAAGGCGCTGCACCAGAATGCGATCGTGCAGAGGCGTAAACGTCGATGCCATATGTAATGTTCCTCTCTTGGATGGACCAGGCCGAGGGCGTGCGCTGCAGTTTGCAGGGCTTTGGCACTCTCAGCCGCCGAGTGCTAATGTACGCCTCGGCCGAGTGGGGAGTCAACCTGGCTACGTGAAATGTGAGTGAATTGCGCTCATGTTTGTCGTGGCCGCGAATTTGGGCGGTGCCGGAGAAATGCCGACGAGCCATATCTATGCGCAAAGACGTACAATATGGGTCATGATTCGGGCAGGTTTTCTTTCCGCAACGCTGACAGCCGGGCTTCTGCTCGGTGGGTTTTCCACTACCGCGCACGCACAGAACGAAAAGGAAGTGCACGGTCGCAAATGGAAGCCGCTGCCCGAGCTTTCGCACATCGTCGTCACCGTAGAAAAGGGCTATAACGGCCATCCGCTGGCGAACGCTGCGGTCATCTTCCATGCTGTTCGTGATGGATCGAACGACGGCAATTTGGAGCTGAAGACTGATCCCGATGGTCGCGCGGTGCTCGATCTGATCGAGGTGGGCAGCCATGTGACGGTGCAGGTGCTGGCTCCGGGTTTTGCGACGTATGCTCAGGACTTCGACGTGGACTCCGCGAATAAGGAGTTGCTGGTGAAGTTGCTGCGTCCGCGCGCACAGGTGTCTACCTATGTTGACAACGACGGAAAAGCTTCTCAGGTACAACCTGGCATCCAGGAACACGTCGTTCCGAAGAAGCCGAAGGCCGCACCCGCAACGACGCCCGCTGCGACGACCACGACCCCTGACGGAAGCGGCAAGTGAGTCTTGCGGCACGTCCTCTTGCCGGCAAGCGGGCTCTGGTGACAGGAGCGGCGAAGCGCATTGGTCGCACGATAGCGTTGACGCTGGCTGAGGCTGGTGCCGACGTTGCGATCACCTATCGCGGCTCTGAGCGTGATGCGGCAGAGACCGTCGCCTCGCTTGAGAAGCTTGGTGTCCGTGCGCTGGCGGCCAACTGTGATGTGCGCTCTGAAGCCAGTGTGCAGGCGGCGCTGGTGAAGGTCGAAGACGTGTTCGGCGGCCTGGATATTCTCGTCAATAACGCGGGAGCGTTTGAGACGGCGGCTCTGGAAAGTCTCTCCGTCGAGCAGTGGGATGCGATCTTCGAAACGAACACGCGTGGTCCGTTTCTGGTCGCGAAAGCTGCTCATTCGTTGCTGAAGGCGTCTAGCGGCCGCATCGTCAACATCGGCTCGCTGGGTGGGCTGCATCCGTGGGCGACGCACGGGCATTACTGCACGTCGAAGGCCGCGCTGCACATGCTTTCGCAGACAATGGCCAAGGCATGGGCTCCGGAGATCAGCGTGAACTGCGTGGCTCCGGGGATGATCGTCAACGGCGAGGTTGATCCGGCGTACGAGCACTTCGCGCAGAAGACCCCGATGCTGCGCAACGGCCGTGCAGAAGACGTTGCAGCGGCAGTGCTCTTCTTCGCCACCGGTCCACACTTCATCACCGGCCAGTTGCTGGCGGTGGATGGTGGTCTGGGACTTTAGTTGAGTCTTTCGAACAGCCGTTTCCACCAGGGCTGAGCGGATTCATCCACAAACTCTTCTTCCAGATCCTGCATCTCTTCCTGCTCGGGCAGAGGGGCGGAGTGGAACGCCGCAGCTGGGTTGGTAGTTGTCAGAAGCTCGGCGTAGTGACTTCCACAGCGCCGGTCTACCCAGGCCTTTGCCGCGGTAAGACCTGGCGGTCTGGTGGACGTATTGTGTGCATCGCTGGCGAGAAAGTGAACCCAGTGCTTGCTGAGTAGCTCATGGGCCATCTTCTGCGCGGTCTTGCCCATGCCTCCGGTGACGGAGTTGGCGGTGACCTGCACCAGCAGGCCACCTTCTAACCAGGAACGCAACCGGCTGGAGTCGCGCTGTAGTGCGGGGTTGCGCTCCGGATGCGTGAGGATCGGGGTCATTCCGGCAAGGCGCAGATCGTAGAGCAACTGGTCCATGGCGGGCGGGATGTTCAGATCGGGCAGCTCGATCAGCAGATACTCGCCGCCGTTCAGGGTGTACTTTTTCGGGTTCGCGAGGGCATCGCGTACGTTGTCGTAGCTGATGTGAAAGTCGCAACCGCGCCCAAGAGTCAGCGGAATATCTGCGGTGCGCAACGCGCTGCGCAACTCTTCAAGACGTTGCTCGATCTTTTCCGGGGCGAACGTAAAGGCAGAGGACGCATGGGGTGTGCAGACCATGTGCGTGATCCCGTCCGCTACTGCGAGGCGCGCCATGGCGACCGAGGTCTCGAGGTCCGGAGAGCCGTCGTCGAGCGCGTGCAGCAAATGATTGTGAATGTCGATCATTCTTTCAGCAGCGTAGCATACATTTGTCATTTTTTCAGGCAGCCTAATCTTTGGCAGGCGGCGTCTCATAGCAAGTACACAGACCACGAGAACCATTTCGTAGCCATACATCGTATGATGGAACGTACGGCTGTGGTGGTCATCACGTTCCAAACCAGCCGCAGGGAAGGACCTACCAGAGCATCCATGACTGATTCCAGCACGACCAAACCGCGCGTTCTTGTTGCCGATGATGAGCAGGTGATTGCCAACACGCTGGCAATTATCCTCAACCAGGCCGGATTTGAAGCACGCGCAGTCTATAGCGGCGAAAAGGCGCTTGAAGCACTCGATTCCTTCCAGCCGGACATGCTCATTTCGGATGTCATTATGACTGGCATGACCGGTATCGAGGCAGCTATCCAAACGCGCAACAAGCTGCCGGCCTGCAAGATTTTGCTGTTCTCAGGACAGGCCGCTACGGCGGATCTGCTGGAGCGTGCTCGCGCCCAGGGCCACGAGTTCGAGATTCTCGCAAAGCCCGTGCACCCCACCGACCTGCTCGCGAAGCTTCGCGCGTAGATACTTTACAAGACGATTTGCTCAGGCCCGGAGATATCTCCGGGCCTGAGCTTTTTGTCTGTATTCCGCAGGTGCGGGGCGAAATCATTCTCCAGCCGGGATACACTCAGGGCGATGCGTCCTTCGGTCCTTATCCTTACCTTCAACTCTGAAGATTCCCTCCCGGCCACGCTGGCCGCTATTGATGGTCTGACGGACGATATCATCATCGTCGATTCAGGCTCTACGGATGGCACGCTGGCGGTAGCCGCAAGCTACAACGCGCGCGTTCTGCAGCATCCGTTTCAAAGCTATGGCGCACAGCGAAACTGGGCGATCGACAACGGAGCGCCGCGCTACGCCTGGCAGCTTCATCTCGATGCGGACGAACGTCTGACGCCAGAGTTGAACGCGGAGATTGCGGCGCTCTCTGAAGAGGCACCGCTGGACGGCTATTATCTGCCGCGCATGATGATGTTTCTCGGCCGAATGCTCAAGTACGGAGGCATGTCGCCAACATGGCACATGCGCCTCTTCCGCGGGGGCATGGGGCGTTGCGAAGACCGCGAGTACGACCAGCACTTCATGTGCACGGGCCGCTCGGCGCAGCTCAAGGGCCGCATGATCGACGATGTGAAGATGTCCATCTCGGAGTGGACGGCACGTCACAATCGCTGGGCGGACGCCGAGGTGCGCGAGCATCTTTCCGGCAGCGATCAGGGCAGGGTACAGGGCAACATGGGGGGTACGGTCGTTGAGCGTAAGCGAGCGTTGCGAGCGATCTATGACAACTCGCTGCCGTTCGTGCGTCCGTTCCTGCTCTTCTTCTATCGCTACTTTGTGCGACTGGGCTTCCTCGATGGCAAGGAAGGCTTCATCTATTACGTGCTGCAGACGTTCTGGTTCCGCTTCCTGGTAGACGCCAAGCTCTGGGAAGCCCGTAACGCAAAGCGTTAGGGCTGCTCGCTGAGCACAGCTGCGCGGTCGCGCTGGCGAACGGCTTGCGCCGGGTTGCCGGAGTAAACCGTCCACGGCTCGAGATCGCGTCCAGCGATGCCTCCGAGGCCAAGCACTGCACCTTCGCCAACCTTGACCCCAGGCAGTACGGAGGAGCGTGCGCAGATCCACGCATACGCTCCGATCTCCATCTGGAACGATTGCAGCGGAAAGCGTGCATGGTTGTAATTATGCGTTGCACCGCAGATGTAGGCGTTCTGCGAGATGATGGCATGCGATCTCAACGTCATCAGCGACGGGTTATATAGCTCAACGCCATCGGCAGCCGCTACATGGTCTTCGCAAACCAGATTCCACGGCGCCCACACTTTGCTGCCGGGATAGAAGTGGCAGTCCGGGCCGAGTGTCGCTCCGAAGAGTCGAAGCAGCATGGCACGCCATACGTGAGCTGGCCGTGGTGACGGCCTATAGAGCAGAAGCCAGATGATGTTCCACACGAGTCGCTTGAGCCGGTTCGAAAGCGGAAATGCGGCCTGCGTATAGGCATCGGCGGCTTGTGGCATTTGGTCGGCGGCGTTGTAATCGCTCTGGCGTGGCATCAGGCCTCAGTGTAGCGGTTAGGGTGTCTTGTTGCGGAGGGTTTCTACAAGGCGAAGGATTGGTGCAGTGTTGCGGCGCATATCGTAGCGCTCGGCGTAGGTCGCCAGCGCCTGTTGGCCCATAGTTGCTCGCTTTTCAGGGCTTAGAGCAAGCCATGCAGACAGCATTTTCTGAATACCTTGCGGCGTGTCTTGCGCGACAAGGCCAGCTCCATCGGCTTCGATCTCCGGCGAAATATTGACCGGGTGCGTGATCAGCACGGGCTTGGCGGAGGCTAGTGCTTCGACGACGGCGATGCCAAAGTTTTCCTGATGCGACGGAAGAGCAAAGGCCTCCGAAGCTGCGAAGGCACCCCACTTCAGCTCGCCTTCAAGCATTCCCGGCCAGTGAATTCTGCTGGCGACTTCAGGCGTCAACGTAGCGCGCAGACTGCTTGCCCACTCTTCATCGGCTCCTGGCCCGGCCATGACAAGATGAATCTCCGGATGCTGCGGCGCCAGCTTCGTGAACGCGTCGAGCAGCAGGTCGGCACCCTTCTTCGGGTGAATCCGGCCGAGGTAGAGCAGGAAGCGCTTGCCCGCAAGTTCCGGGAAGGCAGCGTGAAAGACTCCACGCAGATGTTCTGCTTCGGCTGGCGGAGGTGTCGTTCCCAACGCAGTCACTTCCGGGATCCAGCGATGCATCCAGGGGAAGCTCTCTGCTGCTAAATCACGTTCGAGGGCGGTAGTAAACAGCACGCGGTCGGCTCGGCGCAGGTTCCAGTACTCTGCAATCATCCAGAAGGGTAGCTTCTTCACGTGCTTCAGCGGGAAGGCGCGCTTGAAGTACGGGTCGAGCATGCCGTGCGGGAAGACCATGAACGGGATACGTCCGGCAAAGGCTTTGCGAGCAGCGATGCCGGGATAGCTCCAAAGCCCATGCATGATGGCCCCGTCGAAGCGATGACGGTTTGCCTTCAGCCAGGGCAGCAGCTCAGCCTCCGCCGGCTTCGCCCATGCCGTGCGCTGGTGCAGGGTAGATGGCGAGAAATGGGGCGTCCGCGGGGTCAGCTGTCACGACCTCGCTGGTGTAGCCCTCGGGCTGATGCTCAACCATCATACGAACGGCCGTTTGCGGCCCGCCGCCTTTGGGGTCTAGCGTGCCGACGATGTGAAGGATCCGCATCGTCGCCTACGCCTTGAGCTTGCGTGTGGTGTGGGCCAATGCTTTTCGCAGGCCTTGCACGTCCTGCTCAAAACTCCAGCCGTCCATTCGTAGACGCGAGGCTTCGCCCATCTGCATCGGCGTTTCAGGTGTCGCGAAGACGCGTCCCAGAGCCTGGGCCAGGGCATTGACGTCACCCACTGGATAAACACAGCCTTCGACGCCGTCAGTCACGAGATCGAGTGCTGAGCCTACGTCGGTGGAAACAATGACCGGGCAGCCCGCTGCCATGGACTCGTTCACAATGAGGCCCCAGGGCTCATGCCGCGAGGGGAGAACGAATACCGAGGAGATGGCGAAGAACGCAGGCAATTCGGATTGATTTCGGAAGCCAGCGAAGCGAACATCGGCGTCCAGGCCAAGTAACTTGACCTGAGTTTCCAGATTGGTGCGCTCTTCGCCGTCGCCCACGATTACCAGATAGGGCTTTGGCTGTGCATCGGACAATGTCTGACGCCACTGGGCAAAGGCTGCAACGAGCTGGTCGGCGAGCTTGCGAGTTTGCAGCTTGGAGGCGAAGAGTACGACCGGGCGTCCAAACTCAAGCTGTAGCTCTTTCCGCAACGTGTCGCGCTTTGGAAGCGACGCTGCCGCGAGACGCGCGAAGTAAGCGTTGTCTACCGCGTATGGAAAAAGGAACTGTGGGACTTTGTCTCCCCAGTAATAATGCCAATAGGCCGCGTTATGAGATCCGATGGGCATGACCGCATCGATCCCTCGGCCCAGCAGGTTGAAGAATAGAGATTTGATCGCAAGTTTCAAACCGGAGCGTTCACGGTCGGCCAGCCAGCTTTCCGCACGCAACAGCACTGGGATGCCCAGCGCGTTGGCTGCGAGGATAGCCTGCAATGTGTTCACAGAAGCGTAGCCGTGCACCCAGAGTGCGTCAAAGCGTGGTGTTCCGTCAGCGTTCTGCAGCGCCCGTAGCATGCCACGGGAGATAGGCGTCGTCGGGGAAACGCCGCCCTTGTCATGGAGAGGTTTGAGGAACTCGGAGCGATAGCCTTCGAGCAAGGGCACGTCCCATGCCACCTCAACGCCAAAGCCTTCATCCTTGTACGAACGGACAGAGAAGTCTGAGCCGAAGAGTACGGTCAGATCGATCTCTGGTTCTTGCGTGATGCGTCGTAACAGGGGGGCCTGGTACTGAATGGGATGGGAGACGTAATACCCCAGCCGCACGGCTGGGGTATTGCCCTGAGTGATTTCTGGAATCGAAGCAGTCGTCATTATTCGCTACCTATCGAGCGATAGTCATGGCGGAGATTGCGATAGAAACCGCCGAGAGGAGCACACCTAGACCACCGCTCGTTATGGCTACCTTCAATGCGCTACTTGGCAGGAAGACGATATCGTCGGCTTGCAGAATGGGGTCGGGAACGCGGCCGTAAAGTACATCCTTGATGTTCAGGTTGACAACCGTGCGCTGGCCGTTGACGGTACGAATGAGGCGGAGCCCATCGTACTTTGCGGTAGCCGCATCCGCCCCGCCAGAAAGCGCAGTTGCCTGCATGAGGGTGAGCTTATGATCACCGCTCAAAGGCAGGATGCCTTGCGCCTTGAAGGAACCCACCATGTAAACGATGCCCGCACGGTTGATGAAGACACTGTCACCTGGTAGCACCGGAACATTGGCGGCCGGGCTGGTGTAGGGGTTGTTCCCCATATCCAGGACGATTGCCTTGTCTACCCCCGGGCGGTTGATCGTGACAATGTGGCTGGCGGTAGTAGGCAGGCCACCGGCGGCGATGATGACATCGATGAGGCGACGGCGGCTCAGGACTGGAATAACGGCGTTGGTTTCGCCATAAACCGTCGCGTTGGAGTTCGGGCTTTCGAGCAGATTGATCGTAACGATCGGGTGACGGTAGATACCCGCCTCGACCAGTCGTTCCGCTAGCAGTTGCTGTGCGTCATCAATGCTTTTGCCCTTCAGCGAAACCTCTCCGACTAAAGGGAAGCGCGCGGTAGCGGCTTCGTCCAACCGAAGGGTGACAGGGTACTCCTGCCCAAAGATGGTCACACTGATCAGATCGCCGGGTGTGAGGTGGTAGTCCGTGGGAGAGGGGTAGAGCAGGGCTCGATCCGTGGTGATGACATTCAGGTTCGAGCGCTGTTGCTGTTGTTGCAGTCCCAGAGCCGCGCGCGAGTTATTGTTTAGCGTGCCCGCGGGCAGAGTGCCGGGAGTCGTCAAGCCTGATTGCGCTACCGCAATGGAGCAGGCGGAGAGCAGTAGCATCGCGTGCAGAATGTTGGTTTTCTTCATCGCGAGCGCCCTTCCTTGGATGCCTTTTCAGCGGTCTCGTTTTGGGTGTCCCAGGCGGCCTTCTCGACGCCTCCTGAGCCATAAGCGGAGTAGCCGGAGTAGCCATAGTAGGCATAATACTCAGGCGAGTTGAGGTCGACGGCATTTAGAGCCAGACCTGCCATTCTCGCACCGACACGTTCGAGCAAGTCGCGGCTACGGCGGATGGCCTGTCGCGTGCTCTTGCCATGGCGAACGATCAGAATCACGGCATCGGCATCGCGAGCCAGAATAACGGAGTCGGTAACGGAAAGCAGTGGCGGGGAGTCGAGCACAATGTGCGTGTACTGCCCGCGAACTTTCTTGAGCAACTCATGCATGGCGTTGGAGCCGAGCATTTCTGTTGGGAAGGGAGGGACCGGTCCAGAAACGAGGATATCCAGGGATGGCATATCCGAACTGGTTTGTATAGCTTCTTCTAAGGTAGAAGCGCCAGCCAGGACAGTTGTAAGGCCAATCTTGGCGTTGAGGCCTAGGCGATGGTGAACGCTCGGGCGGCGCAGATCCGCATCGATGAGAAGCACGCGTACCTCGCGTTGCGCCATGACAAAGGCAAGATTCAACGCTGCAGTCGTTTTACCTTCGCTTGGAGTGGAGCTGGTCAAAAGGACTAGCTTTGGTTCTCCACCCAGGGTCGAAAGTAACAGGCTTGTACGCAGTGCGCGGAATGCTTCCGCAAACTGGCTTCTAGGTGAGTTCAGAACCCCAAGATTGCGGTAGGCCGGTGACGCCGAGGCTGCTTCATTCGCGCGTCTGGCTCGTGGGATAAGAGCCAGCGAGGGCAGCCCCGAGATGCTTTCCAACTCAGAAACGGTCTGAATTCCAGTGTCGAGCGAATCCACGATGAAGACCACAATTAAGCCGACGATCGTCAATACCAGAAAGTTGATCAGCATGACCGTTGAGGCCCGTTCCATCGACGGATTGACGGGAGCGTGTGCGTAATCGACGATATCGATTTCTGTAGCTTCCAGGCCAGCCTGGATACCTGCGGAGCGAAGCCGATCGTTCAGGCTTTCATACAGGGTACGGCTGGACTCAAAGTCACGCTGCAGGAGCGTGTATTGGAGGAGATCGTCGCGCAGGCGATAAGCATCAGCTTTTTCCGACTCAAGGGCAGAGCGAGTTCCATTCTCATCGGCACGGGCAGCGGAGTATTCTTCGTGCGCCTGGATCAGCAACCGCTTTTGTTCGTTATCTATCTGAACAGTTAGTTCGTTAATCTCTGCCTGCACCGCCTCGACACGGGGATTCTTCGGGCCGAGGTCTGTCGAGATCTGTGCCAGCTGTACGCGAGCTTCCTCCCGCTGGGTGCGAAGTTGAGTCAGAGGTGTCGCCGCTGTGGTTCCCCTGGTCGCAACATCGATAGTGGTATCGAGTGCACCGGGATCCATTTTGTTCAAAATCTGGTAGCGCGATCCTGAAAGGATGCGGTGGATTTCAGCCTCACCAACCGCGTGGGTCAGCATGTCGAGGTTGCTGGCGATCTGGTTTTTGGTTGGATCAAAGCCCAGAACGCCGATTTTCTTGCCAAGCTCAATCACTCGAGCCTGTGAATCTTCGACCTTGTCCTTCAAATCTCCGAGTTGTCCCGAGAGGAAATCTGAAGCACGCTTGGTCGCATCGAAACGCGTTTGCATGCTCCGACGGATGTACTCCGTCATCAAATGATTGACGATATCTGCCGACAGTTTGGCGTTCAGCGTCTGACCGCTAATGCTGATAATGTCTGTTTTCGGCACACTTGTGACATTGATGGACGAATCGAGCATTCCGACAATCGATTCGCGTGTCGCCGGATCGTCCAGGCTCGCATGTTTCATCGGCCCTTTGGCGTTCAGAAACTCGCGGTTATTTGCCAAATCAAGGTCGCGGGCAACGCTCAGCAGCAAAGTCTGGCTTTTCAGAATAGCTATCTGCGTGGCCGTGCTGTAGCTCGTATCGCCACCACCCATGCCTGCGGCCGCATGTGCTGCTCCCGACCGCAGAGCACTGGAGGAACCACCGCCGATTTCCAATGTGCCCGAGGCCTCGTAAACGCGAGGTCGTTGCTTCACCCTGTATCCGCCGAGCAAAAGGCCTACAGTGCAAAAAGCTGCGAGTATCCACTTACGCTTGCGAAGCGTCGCGATGGCTTCTACCAAGCCGCTATCGTTTGGGGCGGGGTGCAGACTTGCAGCTCCAGAGCGAGGGGCGACG carries:
- a CDS encoding polysaccharide biosynthesis tyrosine autokinase; the protein is MGGGDTSYSTATQIAILKSQTLLLSVARDLDLANNREFLNAKGPMKHASLDDPATRESIVGMLDSSINVTSVPKTDIISISGQTLNAKLSADIVNHLMTEYIRRSMQTRFDATKRASDFLSGQLGDLKDKVEDSQARVIELGKKIGVLGFDPTKNQIASNLDMLTHAVGEAEIHRILSGSRYQILNKMDPGALDTTIDVATRGTTAATPLTQLRTQREEARVQLAQISTDLGPKNPRVEAVQAEINELTVQIDNEQKRLLIQAHEEYSAARADENGTRSALESEKADAYRLRDDLLQYTLLQRDFESSRTLYESLNDRLRSAGIQAGLEATEIDIVDYAHAPVNPSMERASTVMLINFLVLTIVGLIVVFIVDSLDTGIQTVSELESISGLPSLALIPRARRANEAASASPAYRNLGVLNSPRSQFAEAFRALRTSLLLSTLGGEPKLVLLTSSTPSEGKTTAALNLAFVMAQREVRVLLIDADLRRPSVHHRLGLNAKIGLTTVLAGASTLEEAIQTSSDMPSLDILVSGPVPPFPTEMLGSNAMHELLKKVRGQYTHIVLDSPPLLSVTDSVILARDADAVILIVRHGKSTRQAIRRSRDLLERVGARMAGLALNAVDLNSPEYYAYYGYSGYSAYGSGGVEKAAWDTQNETAEKASKEGRSR